The following proteins come from a genomic window of Candidatus Cloacimonadota bacterium:
- a CDS encoding ABC transporter ATP-binding protein, producing the protein MMHGQGHGGVSSDEIKGKIYDRRLYGKMAHYLKPYLKWVIISFLVLMLVTLAELILPLIQSTAIDDHIVSDRSIAIFSDDAMYENFMDRYKVLKLKEYSHNNVHFVVISAEDRNKMDHPYLESLEEQGYISPHTVYLVDDNPTNEALLSKYMEQDENPEDGIQELAGFFRIGDSKIAVSRDKMMELPRNERLKVRQDSSTALLWLSLLFLGIIIIRFISGYIQAVMTTTFAQKAINDLRHDVYAHLQKMPTQFFDKNPVGRLVTRVTNDIRAIDEMLASGVITIIQDIILIIAIVALMLVLNWQLALVSMTILPLVIWVIAIFRSKTRVLYREVRKYLAQLNATLAEHIAGQKIIQLFNQYSNKRDEFSSINQTYFLTSMKQLKLFAFFRPVIHVSSQIAVGIIIWYGGGQILHNAITIGLLMAFTQYIRKLFEPINDFSEKFNVLQGALASAERIFDLMELEPDDYREHLVTGKKLEGEIEFQNVWLAYNDEEWVLKDISFKIAPGEKIALVGHTGSGKTSIVNLILGMYPYQKGRILIDGKELKDYGLKDIRSNVGIVQQDVFIFSGNISENIALNNTDMSKDEIRQVATYVNADKFISQLPHKYDEPVMERGATLSTGQRQLIAFARVLAYNPSIFILDEATSNIDTETELLIQDALEKIIKDRTSIIIAHRLSTIQHVDRIIVLHKGKIVEEGSHFELLDKKGLYYDLYRLQYT; encoded by the coding sequence ATGATGCACGGTCAAGGACATGGCGGAGTTAGCAGCGACGAGATAAAAGGGAAAATCTACGATCGCCGATTGTACGGCAAAATGGCACATTATCTGAAGCCCTATCTGAAATGGGTAATCATCTCCTTTCTAGTGCTAATGCTGGTCACTTTGGCAGAATTGATATTACCACTGATCCAATCCACCGCTATCGACGATCATATAGTATCCGACAGAAGCATCGCTATCTTCAGTGATGATGCGATGTACGAAAACTTCATGGATCGCTACAAGGTTCTGAAGCTGAAAGAATACAGTCATAATAATGTACATTTTGTGGTGATCTCTGCGGAAGACAGGAACAAGATGGACCACCCATACCTGGAAAGTCTGGAAGAACAGGGCTACATAAGCCCACATACAGTATATCTTGTGGATGACAATCCCACAAACGAAGCATTGCTTTCGAAATACATGGAGCAGGATGAGAATCCCGAGGACGGCATCCAGGAGCTGGCAGGGTTTTTCCGCATTGGTGACAGTAAGATAGCCGTTTCACGGGATAAAATGATGGAGCTCCCCCGCAACGAGCGTTTAAAAGTGCGACAAGATTCCTCCACCGCTCTGCTCTGGCTGTCGCTGCTGTTCCTGGGCATCATCATCATCCGTTTTATCAGCGGTTATATACAGGCAGTGATGACCACCACTTTCGCTCAAAAAGCGATAAACGATTTGCGTCACGATGTTTATGCCCATTTACAAAAGATGCCAACCCAATTCTTTGACAAAAATCCCGTGGGGCGCTTGGTTACCAGGGTAACAAACGATATCCGCGCCATCGATGAAATGCTGGCTTCCGGCGTGATTACCATCATCCAGGATATAATTCTGATTATCGCTATCGTGGCGCTGATGCTGGTTCTAAATTGGCAGCTTGCGTTGGTGAGCATGACGATCCTACCGCTGGTGATCTGGGTCATCGCTATCTTTAGGAGCAAGACCAGAGTGCTGTATCGCGAAGTCCGCAAGTATCTGGCACAGCTCAATGCTACGCTGGCAGAACACATCGCCGGCCAGAAGATAATCCAGCTCTTCAATCAATATAGCAACAAGCGCGATGAGTTTTCCAGTATCAATCAGACCTACTTTCTTACTTCCATGAAGCAATTGAAGCTCTTCGCATTTTTCCGGCCGGTGATCCACGTATCTTCACAGATCGCCGTAGGCATCATCATTTGGTATGGTGGTGGGCAGATATTACACAACGCCATCACAATCGGTTTGCTGATGGCATTCACCCAATATATCAGAAAGCTGTTTGAGCCCATCAACGATTTTAGCGAGAAGTTCAACGTACTGCAAGGTGCTTTGGCAAGTGCAGAACGTATATTTGACCTGATGGAATTGGAGCCGGACGATTATCGGGAGCATTTGGTGACCGGCAAGAAACTGGAAGGCGAGATCGAATTTCAAAACGTGTGGCTGGCATATAATGATGAAGAATGGGTGCTCAAAGACATCAGCTTCAAGATCGCCCCAGGCGAGAAGATCGCATTGGTAGGGCATACCGGCAGCGGCAAGACCTCCATCGTGAACTTGATCTTGGGGATGTATCCTTATCAAAAGGGGCGCATCCTGATCGATGGCAAGGAACTGAAAGATTATGGTCTGAAGGATATCCGTTCCAATGTAGGCATCGTACAGCAGGATGTATTCATCTTTAGCGGAAACATCAGCGAAAACATAGCTCTGAACAATACAGATATGAGCAAGGACGAGATTCGCCAGGTGGCAACCTATGTAAACGCAGATAAATTCATAAGCCAGCTACCACACAAATATGATGAACCTGTGATGGAACGCGGTGCCACTCTTTCCACCGGACAGCGTCAACTGATCGCATTTGCGCGGGTATTGGCATACAATCCATCCATCTTTATTCTGGATGAAGCGACCAGCAACATCGACACCGAGACTGAGCTATTGATCCAGGATGCTTTGGAGAAGATCATCAAGGATCGTACCTCCATCATTATAGCACACCGGCTTTCCACCATTCAACATGTGGATCGTATAATTGTATTGCACAAAGGTAAGATAGTGGAAGAGGGATCTCATTTTGAGCTCCTGGACAAAAAAGGCTTGTATTATGACCTTTACAGGTTGCAGTACACCTAA